Proteins encoded within one genomic window of Erinaceus europaeus chromosome 13, mEriEur2.1, whole genome shotgun sequence:
- the LOC103116261 gene encoding olfactory receptor 2A12-like, whose translation MWEPPGQNQSCVSEFILLGFSSDPTTNRILFIAFLLLYLSSVLGNGLIVTLICLDSHLHTPMYFFLCILSLLDMGYVSTTMPQMLVHLLVHSQTISFAGCWVQMYVFGAFGLTECIFFVVMAYDRYVAICHPLRYMVILSWDLCTQLTVGTWTCGFFFSLIHTFFTMKLPYCGPNIVNHYFCEGPSVRSLACMDTHSIELVDLVISVFMVVAPLSLILASYIHITLAVLKIKSTRGRCKAFSTCASHLTVVTFFYAPATYIYMRPNSSYSPEQDKQISLFYNVFTALLNPVVYSLRNKDIKGAFLKVMRWDSKNM comes from the coding sequence ATGTGGGAGCCTCCAGGACAGAATCAAAGCTGTGTTTCTGAGTTCATCCTGCTTGGCTTCTCCAGTGACCCCACAACCAACAGGATCCTTTTCATTgccttcctccttctctacctGAGCTCAGTCCTGGGCAATGGGCTTATAGTCACCTTGATCTGCCTGGACTCACATctccacacccccatgtacttcttcctctgtATCCTCTCCCTGCTGGATATGGGCTATGTGTCTACCACCATGCCCCAGATGTTGGTGCATCTCCTTGTTCACTCTCAAACCATCTCCTTTGCTGGGTGTTGGGTACAGATGTATGTGTTTGGTGCTTTTGGTCTGACCGAGTGTATCTTCTTTGTAGTCATGGCTTATGATCGATATGTGGCCATTTGCCACCCACTGCGTTACATGGTCATCCTTAGCTGGGACTTATGCACACAGCTGACGGTAGGAACCTGGACTTgtggtttcttcttttctctgatCCATACCTTCTTCACCATGAAGCTGCCATACTGTGGGCCCAACATAGTCAACCACTACTTCTGTGAAGGCCCCTCAGTACGGAGCTTGGCTTGCATGGACACCCACTCCATTGAACTGGTGGACCTGGTCATCAGTGTCTTCATGGTTGTTGCCCCACTCTCCCTCATCTTGGCCTCCTACATCCATATTACATTGGCTGTTCTCAAGATCAAGTCTACCAGGGGTCGCTGCAAGGCTTTCTCCACCTGTGCTTCCCACCTGACTGTGGTCACATTCTTTTATGCTCCAGCTACCTACATCTATATGAGGCCCAACTCCAGCTACTCCCCAGAACAAGACAAGCAGATCTCACTCTTTTACAATGTGTTTACTGCTCTGCTCAATCCTGTGGTGTACAGTTTGAGGAACAAGGACATTAAGGGAGCTTTTCTCAAAGTAATGAGATGGGATAGTAAGAATATGTGA